One Bacteriovorax sp. PP10 DNA window includes the following coding sequences:
- a CDS encoding MlaE family ABC transporter permease yields MKVFIQQTIDDRIAKARNFFVFVGEIFELFFQTIRCTFTGKFYVSRLMEQITQLGYGSTSLTIVIGLTMGLVMTLNFGYGLAKFGGTLYVPAVVSLSLAREMAPLFTSLLVAGRVGSGIAAEIGAMNVTQQVDAIRALGTSPIRVLVVPRFWALVITLPLLSSLAFAVGILGGLVVCRLEFDIVPGFYLSKVFSTVKIYDYLSGIVKSGIFAGIITICACYKGLNTKDGTKGVGISTTWVVVTASILILITDFFISKIFLVIWN; encoded by the coding sequence ATGAAAGTATTTATTCAACAAACCATTGATGACAGAATTGCCAAGGCGAGAAACTTTTTTGTTTTCGTTGGCGAAATATTTGAATTATTTTTTCAAACGATCAGATGCACTTTCACTGGGAAATTTTATGTTTCAAGATTAATGGAACAAATCACCCAGCTTGGCTATGGATCGACTTCTCTTACCATCGTTATTGGACTTACGATGGGTTTAGTTATGACTTTAAACTTCGGTTACGGTTTAGCTAAATTTGGTGGGACACTTTATGTTCCTGCCGTTGTCTCTTTATCTCTGGCGCGTGAGATGGCCCCACTGTTTACCTCCCTTCTGGTTGCAGGTCGTGTGGGTTCCGGAATCGCTGCTGAAATCGGTGCTATGAACGTTACCCAACAGGTAGACGCCATCAGAGCACTGGGAACATCACCTATAAGAGTATTAGTTGTCCCGCGCTTTTGGGCGCTGGTTATCACGCTTCCACTGTTGTCGTCACTGGCCTTCGCCGTTGGGATTCTTGGCGGACTTGTCGTTTGTAGACTTGAGTTTGATATTGTCCCTGGATTTTATCTATCTAAGGTTTTCTCAACAGTTAAAATTTATGACTACCTGTCTGGAATCGTGAAGTCCGGTATATTTGCCGGAATTATTACAATTTGTGCTTGTTATAAAGGTCTTAATACAAAAGATGGGACCAAGGGAGTTGGGATTTCTACAACCTGGGTTGTAGTAACCGCTTCTATATTGATATTAATTACGGATTTTTTTATTAGTAAAATCTTCCTGGTTATCTGGAACTAA
- a CDS encoding tetratricopeptide repeat protein — MKICPIKKFFKFLTICFVLSFVLANSAIAQVLLDQEKATTYLRWNLFTGRDQLQFSKVGNKVVIKTLNTELFNNLKNELTDVKLDPQYLNKIDFKDNANSSGAMNAMAIEIELKDTNVEMFSFYRERDKKYVLDFWTDGGDSVSVNRAAVLKPAENATTGNDVEKVIPAPKKAAPIAASSIELAAKSTEPKIIAAKSVTTKAVTKEQPMPKADVSLEKKIEADKVLSSFVVDPNRISKKSMAELDAEEADSKKPYRDFRYGATFIWDYDPIAPAYKQLVNLKTKIPEIFYPIANRNFKKSEQESHLQLTINLYRKKKWGLMYKSMKLFEQKYGAKTEWELTEFIKANAILRENVDVPNQELFKNALTMLTNLSEKTENYELKKGIYKYLLSYYIERNESLKILQLAKTYYAGTRDNFDFEESIIPAEAMLNSLAKLGQIDKIRELSQEKTMKKILPAQLLLAYQSYAYLRGGDLTALVNFYEANKAGLAKPIDPVIMYNTAEAYFRLGRFQEAMNLYTEFTKNYSYEFVASNAHLRTALCSDLMDKNYNETLDLYKKAIDSSVDGQVSYEARVRYVAFRSVRKRVLDDRDIEMRIFLEQDKSAVTPDKNLTKLLQQVRLRTLIVDGKFKEALAYLSLIPTIGMAKIDGRIFEGDGAEIVYGIISDFYKKSEYSQVIKAWQTYKDKYVDKVAMDPYMNFVVGSSYVKLGLYKGFDDVYAAFEKLKDTPNRTFPIWIERNQELKASDLLAELVIVKDIKLKNWDLVSKNIAAFEKRVPNYNKANYYKGLVSFNQKDYTGAISHLENFFSGQNQRIIYDPSDVADMIRAYTDSIYELGQTDKFLKVSEAILSDTSSFGTDNAYIQNVRERIAYLGIEITAGKGTTNNYMLFEKKINDFKKAYPKSVYTGRVNYILGQAMVANQKVKEGREVFSALVNDKTTSDYLKELAKSELGLLNLKERTL, encoded by the coding sequence GTGAAAATCTGCCCAATAAAAAAATTCTTCAAATTTTTGACGATTTGTTTCGTCTTATCTTTTGTATTGGCAAATTCTGCCATCGCTCAGGTTTTATTAGACCAGGAAAAAGCTACAACTTACCTTCGTTGGAACCTATTTACGGGAAGAGATCAGCTTCAATTTTCTAAAGTTGGAAATAAAGTCGTTATAAAGACATTAAACACTGAGCTGTTTAACAACCTTAAAAATGAACTAACAGATGTTAAATTAGACCCGCAATACCTTAATAAGATTGATTTTAAAGACAATGCGAACAGTTCTGGTGCCATGAACGCGATGGCGATTGAAATCGAACTTAAAGATACAAATGTTGAAATGTTCAGTTTCTACCGTGAAAGAGATAAGAAATACGTATTAGATTTCTGGACTGACGGTGGTGACTCGGTAAGTGTAAATAGAGCAGCGGTTTTAAAGCCTGCTGAGAACGCAACGACAGGAAATGATGTCGAAAAAGTGATTCCTGCTCCAAAAAAAGCTGCACCCATTGCAGCTTCAAGCATTGAGCTTGCTGCAAAATCGACTGAGCCAAAAATTATCGCAGCTAAGTCGGTGACGACAAAAGCGGTAACTAAAGAACAACCGATGCCAAAAGCAGACGTTTCATTAGAAAAGAAAATTGAAGCTGATAAGGTTTTATCTTCTTTCGTGGTTGATCCTAATAGAATCAGCAAGAAATCAATGGCCGAACTGGACGCTGAAGAAGCAGATTCAAAGAAGCCTTATAGAGATTTCAGATACGGGGCGACTTTTATCTGGGATTACGATCCGATAGCTCCAGCTTATAAGCAATTAGTTAACTTAAAAACAAAGATCCCAGAGATCTTTTATCCAATTGCTAACCGTAACTTTAAAAAGAGCGAGCAAGAGTCTCATCTTCAACTTACGATCAATCTATATCGTAAGAAGAAGTGGGGATTGATGTACAAATCAATGAAACTCTTCGAGCAAAAATACGGTGCTAAGACTGAATGGGAACTGACAGAGTTCATTAAAGCGAACGCTATTTTAAGAGAGAACGTAGATGTTCCAAACCAGGAACTCTTTAAGAATGCTCTTACTATGCTTACGAACCTTTCAGAAAAAACTGAAAACTATGAATTGAAAAAAGGTATTTATAAATACCTTTTAAGCTATTACATCGAAAGAAACGAATCGCTTAAAATTCTTCAATTAGCTAAGACTTACTACGCTGGAACAAGAGATAACTTTGACTTTGAAGAGTCAATTATCCCTGCAGAAGCGATGTTAAACTCTCTGGCAAAACTTGGACAGATCGATAAAATCAGAGAGCTTTCGCAAGAAAAGACAATGAAGAAGATCCTTCCAGCTCAACTTTTATTAGCTTACCAGTCTTACGCTTATTTAAGAGGCGGGGATTTAACTGCGCTTGTGAACTTTTATGAGGCCAATAAAGCAGGTTTAGCTAAGCCGATTGACCCAGTTATCATGTACAACACAGCAGAAGCTTATTTCAGACTTGGAAGATTCCAAGAGGCGATGAATCTTTATACTGAGTTCACGAAAAACTATTCATACGAATTCGTAGCTTCAAATGCTCACTTAAGAACAGCTCTTTGCTCGGACTTAATGGACAAGAACTACAACGAAACGCTGGATCTTTACAAAAAGGCCATCGACTCTTCAGTAGATGGGCAAGTAAGTTACGAAGCAAGAGTGAGATATGTAGCTTTCAGATCAGTCAGAAAAAGAGTGCTTGATGACCGCGATATCGAAATGAGAATCTTCTTAGAGCAAGATAAATCAGCGGTAACTCCAGATAAGAACTTAACGAAGCTTCTTCAACAAGTTCGTTTAAGAACGTTGATTGTTGATGGGAAATTCAAAGAAGCTCTAGCTTATTTAAGCTTAATTCCAACTATTGGAATGGCGAAAATCGACGGAAGAATCTTTGAAGGTGACGGAGCAGAAATCGTTTACGGGATCATCTCAGACTTCTACAAAAAATCTGAATACTCGCAAGTGATCAAAGCATGGCAGACGTACAAAGATAAATACGTTGATAAAGTGGCAATGGACCCATACATGAACTTTGTAGTGGGAAGCTCATATGTGAAGCTTGGTTTATATAAAGGCTTTGACGACGTTTATGCAGCGTTTGAGAAGCTAAAAGACACTCCTAACAGGACTTTCCCTATCTGGATTGAGAGAAACCAAGAGTTGAAGGCAAGTGACTTATTGGCCGAGCTAGTGATTGTAAAAGATATCAAGCTAAAGAATTGGGATTTAGTTTCAAAGAACATCGCTGCTTTCGAGAAGCGAGTTCCTAACTATAACAAAGCAAACTACTATAAAGGTTTGGTATCGTTTAATCAGAAGGATTATACTGGGGCAATCTCTCATTTAGAGAACTTTTTCTCAGGACAAAATCAGAGAATTATTTACGATCCTTCAGACGTAGCGGATATGATCCGGGCCTATACTGACTCCATCTATGAATTAGGGCAGACTGATAAATTCTTGAAAGTCAGTGAAGCCATCTTAAGTGACACCAGTTCTTTTGGCACGGACAATGCTTATATACAGAATGTCAGGGAAAGAATTGCCTACCTTGGTATCGAAATAACCGCTGGAAAAGGAACGACAAACAATTATATGTTATTTGAAAAAAAGATTAACGATTTTAAGAAAGCTTATCCAAAATCTGTTTACACAGGAAGGGTAAATTATATTTTAGGTCAGGCAATGGTTGCTAACCAGAAAGTAAAAGAAGGAAGAGAAGTCTTCTCAGCTTTAGTAAACGATAAAACAACATCGGATTACTTAAAAGAGTTAGCGAAAAGTGAATTAGGTTTATTGAATTTAAAAGAAAGAACTTTATAA
- a CDS encoding sigma-54-dependent transcriptional regulator, with amino-acid sequence METIRVELFGTDTRVEKAVQQARNLSVSKAAVLIVGENGVGKRTLGRYIHENSGRANQPFELVDCSLPAQEVENRILGHRDNTTGRFNKGILEAANRGTVVFGNIDCLDEEFQKRLHKIINELEDYDIDVRLVATTTKNLSKLVGAGRFYRGLYTIFSNNAVTIPALRERQEDLQRLARHFMSEISGTESEAVEIDSVAMDRINSHYWANNIHELKQVISSSISNNSSLLDESAYEVSDKKSVNFMSEDDSDGVRLMSLKDAEKLLIKKALIHTSENRTQAAKILGVSIRTLRNKINEYRTDNSSYFVNLR; translated from the coding sequence ATGGAAACGATTAGGGTAGAACTTTTTGGAACAGATACTAGAGTAGAGAAAGCTGTTCAACAGGCGAGAAACTTATCTGTTAGCAAAGCTGCCGTATTGATTGTTGGCGAAAACGGAGTTGGTAAAAGAACTCTTGGTAGATACATCCACGAAAATTCAGGAAGAGCTAATCAGCCATTCGAATTGGTTGACTGTTCACTTCCAGCTCAGGAAGTAGAAAACAGAATCCTGGGACACAGAGACAATACAACTGGAAGATTCAATAAAGGGATCCTTGAAGCCGCTAACAGAGGAACTGTTGTGTTCGGTAACATTGACTGCCTTGATGAAGAGTTCCAAAAAAGACTTCACAAGATCATTAACGAACTCGAAGACTATGACATCGACGTTCGTTTAGTAGCTACAACAACTAAAAACCTTTCTAAGCTTGTTGGTGCTGGTAGATTTTACCGTGGTCTATACACAATCTTCTCAAACAACGCTGTAACAATTCCAGCTCTACGTGAAAGACAAGAAGATCTTCAAAGATTAGCTCGTCACTTCATGTCTGAGATCTCTGGAACAGAATCTGAAGCAGTTGAAATTGATTCAGTAGCAATGGATAGAATTAATTCACACTACTGGGCAAACAACATTCATGAGTTAAAGCAAGTAATCTCAAGCTCAATTTCTAACAACTCTTCTCTTCTTGATGAGTCTGCTTACGAAGTATCTGATAAAAAATCAGTTAACTTCATGAGCGAAGATGATTCTGATGGAGTTCGTTTAATGTCTCTTAAAGATGCTGAAAAGCTTCTTATCAAGAAGGCACTAATCCATACTTCTGAAAACAGAACTCAAGCGGCAAAAATTCTTGGAGTTTCTATTAGAACTCTTAGAAACAAGATCAATGAGTACAGAACTGATAACTCATCTTACTTTGTTAACTTACGTTAA
- the flgB gene encoding flagellar basal body rod protein FlgB: MKLEDKTLQALTASLKFRQLRQELHASNIANAETPGYKAKKLDFEEALARALDVDDQLAMKSSDSRHFDVGGGSFNNLQPEVYEDSNGIVSPDGNNVDRDSEMAEMAENKVMYDATVQLINKKLGLLKYAIGSGQ; encoded by the coding sequence ATGAAGTTAGAAGATAAAACATTGCAGGCCTTAACAGCTTCATTGAAGTTCAGACAACTACGTCAGGAGCTTCATGCATCGAATATCGCTAACGCTGAAACTCCTGGTTACAAAGCAAAGAAACTTGATTTTGAAGAAGCTCTAGCTAGAGCACTAGACGTTGATGATCAATTAGCAATGAAATCTTCCGACTCCAGACATTTCGATGTCGGAGGCGGAAGCTTTAATAATCTTCAGCCAGAAGTTTACGAAGACTCAAATGGAATCGTAAGCCCTGACGGAAACAATGTTGATCGCGACTCTGAAATGGCCGAGATGGCAGAAAACAAAGTTATGTACGATGCCACGGTTCAGTTGATCAACAAGAAACTGGGATTATTAAAGTACGCTATTGGCTCTGGTCAATAG
- the flgC gene encoding flagellar basal body rod protein FlgC, which translates to MDLLTSLKISSSGLTANKKRMAAITSNIANAQTTRTAEGGPYQPKEVVFGSEPARESFSEILEGELEEKAQTVHATEIQNSRKPPILKYEPNHPDANSDGMVAYPNINTMEEMANMIEASRAYEANINAMGTAKAMAIKDLEIGRN; encoded by the coding sequence ATGGATTTGTTAACAAGTTTAAAAATTAGCTCTTCAGGACTTACAGCTAACAAAAAAAGAATGGCCGCAATCACGTCGAACATCGCTAACGCGCAAACGACAAGAACGGCAGAAGGTGGACCTTACCAACCGAAAGAAGTGGTATTTGGTTCAGAACCAGCAAGAGAGAGTTTCTCAGAAATTCTTGAAGGTGAATTAGAAGAAAAAGCACAGACGGTTCATGCTACAGAAATCCAAAATAGCAGAAAGCCACCTATCTTAAAATATGAACCAAATCATCCTGATGCTAACTCAGACGGGATGGTGGCCTATCCAAACATCAACACGATGGAAGAAATGGCCAATATGATCGAAGCATCTCGTGCATACGAAGCTAACATCAACGCAATGGGGACAGCTAAGGCCATGGCGATTAAAGATCTTGAAATCGGAAGAAACTAA
- the fliE gene encoding flagellar hook-basal body complex protein FliE — protein MAIENLGNMNKMLSNYSTQDWTKSASIDQASMPKFNELNPNQATGAAAPQSFSDIMASSLAEVNNMQVEANKAIQKLASGQTKNISETMLAVENAEIAFKTMNQVRMKVIEAYKEIMRMQM, from the coding sequence ATGGCAATTGAAAATCTAGGTAACATGAATAAGATGCTGAGTAACTATAGCACTCAGGATTGGACAAAAAGTGCTTCAATTGATCAGGCAAGCATGCCGAAGTTCAATGAGCTTAATCCAAACCAGGCAACTGGAGCGGCAGCACCTCAAAGCTTTTCTGACATCATGGCGTCTTCGCTTGCTGAAGTGAACAATATGCAAGTTGAAGCGAACAAAGCTATTCAGAAACTTGCTTCAGGGCAAACAAAAAATATCTCTGAAACAATGTTAGCTGTAGAGAACGCGGAAATCGCTTTCAAGACGATGAACCAAGTGCGTATGAAAGTTATTGAAGCTTACAAAGAAATCATGAGAATGCAGATGTGA
- the fliF gene encoding flagellar basal-body MS-ring/collar protein FliF, with amino-acid sequence MQDIFEKIFRNFKEFFNGLDATKKMGFIIVACLIAAAMTGIVVWASKTRYDVLYTDLNKEDARKIAIILEEKKIPYQTSNEGKTLSIPEDLVGVWRLEIAKLGTSFSGTVGYEVFDKQSFGTTSFVQKVNKQRALEGELVKSIMYIQGVKRARVHITIPESSPFVSEKKAPTASVVLELNNGVSLTPGEIKGVASLVSSSVEEMRAENVVILDDRGKKLSENIGDPMTATTANRMALEGQINQKYERQIEEILGKVVGDGKVVAKVTVDLDFTESVSTATSYDNENAAVLSEVKNSQNLNGSRPSPQGMVGARANMPGEEPQPGVAETKNNVTKELTTRNFNVPTTVTQSKKPSANVKAISAAVMIDGKRVAVLDENGAPQLDKAGNPIMKYEKWAQADLDNFQQIVASTLGTSEKRGDKLVIKNMEFAREDMTVADALLKEQANRELIRNIVKYLAVGLTISLFFFMVVRPFIQWITDNTIETVEDFLPRTLEELEKVQANQRLPGLEDALPQIEEKLNPEKIEGNMLREKIIALVENNPSKAAQIIHEMIHSSESDKQIA; translated from the coding sequence TTGCAAGATATTTTTGAGAAAATTTTTAGAAACTTCAAAGAATTTTTTAATGGCCTTGATGCCACTAAAAAAATGGGTTTCATCATCGTTGCCTGCTTAATTGCAGCTGCTATGACTGGAATCGTTGTTTGGGCATCTAAAACTAGATATGACGTTCTCTATACTGATCTTAACAAAGAAGATGCACGTAAAATTGCTATCATCCTTGAAGAAAAGAAAATCCCATACCAAACATCAAATGAAGGTAAGACTCTATCTATTCCAGAAGATTTAGTTGGAGTATGGCGCCTTGAAATCGCTAAACTTGGAACAAGTTTTTCAGGAACAGTAGGATACGAAGTCTTTGATAAACAATCATTTGGGACAACAAGTTTCGTTCAAAAAGTTAATAAGCAAAGAGCTCTTGAAGGAGAGTTAGTTAAGTCGATCATGTACATCCAGGGTGTAAAGAGAGCTCGCGTTCACATTACAATCCCGGAATCTTCTCCATTCGTTTCAGAAAAGAAAGCTCCAACAGCTTCTGTTGTTTTAGAACTTAACAACGGTGTGTCTTTAACTCCAGGTGAGATTAAAGGGGTTGCTTCACTGGTTTCTTCATCAGTTGAAGAAATGAGAGCAGAAAACGTTGTTATCTTAGATGACCGCGGAAAGAAATTATCTGAAAACATCGGTGACCCGATGACAGCGACAACTGCAAACAGAATGGCGCTTGAAGGGCAAATCAATCAGAAATACGAAAGACAAATTGAAGAAATCTTAGGGAAAGTAGTAGGAGACGGAAAAGTTGTAGCGAAAGTTACAGTTGATTTAGATTTTACTGAATCAGTTTCTACAGCAACTTCATATGATAACGAAAACGCAGCAGTTCTCTCAGAAGTTAAAAACTCTCAGAACTTAAACGGCTCTCGTCCATCTCCGCAAGGAATGGTTGGTGCTCGTGCTAATATGCCAGGTGAAGAACCTCAACCGGGTGTAGCTGAAACTAAAAACAACGTAACGAAAGAACTTACGACAAGAAACTTCAACGTTCCAACGACTGTCACTCAATCGAAGAAGCCTTCTGCAAACGTGAAAGCGATTTCAGCAGCAGTAATGATCGATGGGAAGAGAGTAGCAGTTCTTGATGAAAATGGAGCTCCTCAACTTGATAAGGCCGGAAATCCTATCATGAAGTATGAGAAATGGGCCCAGGCCGATCTTGATAACTTCCAACAAATCGTAGCTAGTACGCTTGGAACTTCTGAAAAACGCGGTGACAAACTAGTTATTAAGAACATGGAATTTGCTAGAGAAGACATGACGGTAGCAGACGCACTTTTAAAAGAGCAAGCTAACCGTGAACTTATCAGAAATATCGTAAAGTACCTGGCAGTAGGATTAACGATTTCACTTTTCTTCTTCATGGTTGTTCGTCCATTCATTCAATGGATCACAGACAACACGATCGAGACAGTGGAAGACTTTTTACCTCGTACACTTGAAGAGCTTGAAAAAGTACAAGCTAATCAACGTCTACCAGGTTTAGAAGATGCGTTACCGCAAATTGAAGAGAAGTTGAACCCTGAGAAGATTGAAGGGAACATGCTTCGTGAAAAAATTATTGCTCTGGTTGAAAACAACCCAAGTAAAGCAGCACAGATTATTCACGAGATGATTCACTCTTCTGAATCAGATAAACAAATTGCTTAA
- the fliG gene encoding flagellar motor switch protein FliG encodes MAAQDQLDPDTEYGLLNGQDRAGLLLSSLGMNITQLIFQNMKDNDVKRMINAMSNVKRAPIWMVKRVLEDFYSQLNEDSDLLFAENRGRDFIINTLGEDRAKQLLGQIVEVGQSNTLESLELVDTRTLSNFLINEHPQTIALIVAHLAPERKVDVLRRLPEGLQAEVVLRVANLDYVSPELISQLDDVLKTELSTLGSIDTNQLGGVEPIADMLNLMDKNTEKNIMSRVEEKDPELAEEIRKLMFTFEDLMYVDDKGIQNLLREVDNGKLVIAMKTAPDEIKQKLFKNMSNRAATLLREDLETLGPTKLSDVEKAQAEMVSKVKELEGQGKAFIARGSDGDSLV; translated from the coding sequence ATGGCAGCACAAGATCAATTAGACCCCGACACAGAGTATGGTTTACTCAATGGTCAAGACAGAGCGGGTTTACTGTTAAGTTCACTTGGTATGAACATTACACAACTTATTTTTCAAAATATGAAAGATAACGATGTTAAGAGAATGATCAATGCTATGTCGAACGTAAAACGTGCTCCAATCTGGATGGTTAAGCGTGTTCTTGAAGATTTCTATTCTCAACTAAACGAAGATAGCGATTTATTATTCGCGGAAAACCGTGGTCGTGATTTCATTATTAACACTCTTGGTGAAGACAGAGCTAAACAACTTCTTGGACAAATTGTTGAAGTTGGACAATCAAATACACTTGAATCTCTTGAACTTGTAGATACACGTACACTTTCTAACTTCCTAATCAATGAACACCCTCAGACTATTGCTCTGATCGTTGCTCACTTAGCACCAGAAAGAAAAGTAGATGTACTTCGCCGTCTTCCTGAAGGATTACAGGCCGAAGTTGTTCTTCGTGTAGCGAACCTTGACTATGTTTCTCCTGAGCTTATCTCTCAGCTTGATGACGTTCTTAAAACTGAGCTTAGTACTCTTGGATCTATCGATACTAACCAACTTGGTGGTGTTGAGCCGATCGCTGATATGCTTAACCTTATGGATAAAAACACTGAGAAGAACATCATGTCTCGTGTTGAAGAAAAAGATCCTGAGTTGGCTGAAGAGATCAGAAAACTTATGTTTACATTCGAAGACCTTATGTACGTTGATGACAAAGGTATCCAGAATTTACTTCGCGAAGTGGACAACGGAAAGCTTGTTATTGCAATGAAAACTGCACCGGATGAAATCAAGCAAAAGCTTTTCAAAAACATGTCGAACAGAGCGGCTACGTTATTACGAGAAGATTTGGAGACCCTTGGGCCTACAAAACTTTCAGATGTTGAAAAAGCTCAAGCTGAAATGGTTTCTAAAGTTAAAGAACTTGAAGGTCAAGGTAAAGCGTTTATTGCTCGCGGATCTGACGGCGATTCACTGGTATAA
- a CDS encoding FliH/SctL family protein, which translates to MVKSTAEVQEYTFHNFNEVEEGSETVKLFEFKPLLTNSQTIEKNEFQKVIKTEREFAKSTQFKVNPIVEEYRGFKEQENREYEDRVEAEVQRRVAEIQDEAFKAGFDEGVNQGREEIFVEMRSVVDQKLENFSHMVTSVLKTQENILAKQKTEMYQLLRNLSKWIVLRELQEDGKYIERLLERLLLEMQVRNNLLIQVNSDDFASMPEVLEHVQGRLGEMKNVRVEIDSGVKSRGIVIESENGIINATMEEQFKSLDKLFEDVLNKV; encoded by the coding sequence ATGGTTAAATCGACAGCAGAAGTTCAAGAGTACACATTTCACAACTTCAATGAAGTTGAAGAGGGAAGTGAGACTGTTAAGCTTTTCGAATTTAAGCCTCTGTTAACTAATTCTCAAACTATTGAGAAAAATGAATTCCAAAAAGTTATTAAAACTGAAAGAGAGTTCGCAAAGTCTACTCAGTTTAAAGTTAACCCGATTGTAGAAGAGTACCGTGGGTTCAAAGAACAAGAAAATCGTGAATACGAAGACCGTGTTGAAGCAGAAGTGCAAAGACGTGTGGCCGAAATTCAAGACGAAGCTTTTAAAGCTGGTTTTGATGAAGGTGTAAATCAAGGTCGCGAAGAAATTTTCGTTGAAATGAGAAGTGTTGTTGATCAAAAGTTAGAAAACTTCTCTCATATGGTCACTTCAGTTCTTAAAACTCAGGAAAATATCCTGGCGAAACAAAAAACTGAAATGTACCAGTTACTAAGAAACTTATCTAAGTGGATTGTTCTTCGTGAACTTCAAGAAGATGGAAAATATATCGAAAGATTATTAGAAAGACTTCTTTTAGAGATGCAAGTAAGAAACAATCTTTTAATTCAAGTGAACTCTGATGATTTCGCCAGCATGCCGGAAGTTCTTGAGCACGTTCAAGGCCGCCTTGGTGAAATGAAGAATGTCCGCGTTGAAATCGACTCAGGTGTAAAAAGCCGCGGTATCGTTATTGAGTCAGAAAACGGAATCATTAATGCGACAATGGAAGAGCAGTTTAAGTCATTAGACAAGCTATTCGAAGACGTGCTTAATAAAGTCTAG